Proteins from a single region of Chryseobacterium sp. W4I1:
- a CDS encoding type VI secretion system transmembrane protein TssO — translation MQGHITLSKKERHYQFLYLILMLLAAMIFLGIIFLKGYDSPFSEEDVRGIQSLEQKAAFEGHQKILQPEMDSTYIRISKIGDKSPEPFVENNIFNGINGLASYFHGNEVVDIRKDAYPQIAKYYKMYFEDKKIISTTTEDVKKFQKDVDDCRIGFKNTQDRLYERNNAMRERTQ, via the coding sequence ATGCAGGGACATATTACATTATCTAAAAAAGAAAGACATTATCAGTTCCTTTACCTAATACTGATGTTGTTGGCTGCCATGATATTCCTTGGAATCATTTTTTTAAAAGGATATGATTCCCCTTTTTCAGAAGAAGATGTACGAGGAATACAGAGTCTGGAACAAAAAGCGGCATTTGAAGGTCACCAGAAAATATTACAGCCTGAAATGGACAGTACCTATATCAGGATCAGCAAGATTGGAGACAAATCACCGGAACCTTTTGTAGAAAATAATATTTTCAATGGAATTAATGGGCTGGCGAGTTATTTTCACGGCAATGAGGTTGTGGATATCCGCAAGGATGCCTATCCGCAAATTGCCAAATATTACAAAATGTATTTTGAAGACAAGAAAATCATTTCTACCACTACTGAAGATGTAAAAAAATTCCAAAAAGATGTAGACGACTGCAGAATTGGTTTTAAAAATACACAGGACCGCCTTTATGAAAGAAATAATGCAATGAGGGAAAGGACCCAGTAA
- the tssO gene encoding type VI secretion system TssO: protein MSSNREKKLNRSDVRVGIWKFILAFAVLSVVSFLCLFLFFKSYSIQREGIVRESDAYKELMIRGDVLRVQVDKIYDQMNQLNLDKVQNGVFLRTRIMDDVNEVKNIMGKDSADNFKHYAVLMKQIGPMLKLKDDIIEVEYKKKMVLRDLAECIGKVDRANNQLKKDPTRNFTGGRRR from the coding sequence ATGTCTTCTAACAGAGAAAAAAAATTGAACAGATCTGACGTCAGAGTGGGCATTTGGAAGTTCATTCTGGCTTTTGCCGTTTTGTCGGTAGTCTCTTTTCTGTGTTTATTTCTATTTTTTAAAAGCTACAGTATACAGAGAGAAGGGATCGTCAGAGAATCTGATGCTTACAAAGAACTTATGATCCGGGGTGATGTTCTGAGGGTTCAGGTAGATAAAATCTATGATCAGATGAACCAGCTTAATCTGGATAAGGTACAGAATGGTGTTTTTCTTAGGACCAGAATCATGGATGATGTCAACGAAGTGAAAAATATCATGGGTAAAGACAGTGCTGATAATTTCAAGCATTATGCTGTTCTGATGAAACAGATAGGCCCGATGCTGAAATTAAAAGATGATATTATAGAAGTAGAATACAAAAAAAAGATGGTTCTCCGGGATCTTGCAGAATGTATCGGAAAAGTAGACCGTGCAAACAATCAGCTTAAAAAAGATCCTACAAGAAATTTCACGGGAGGAAGAAGAAGATAA
- a CDS encoding PAAR-like protein yields the protein MSQLYIAQDTPLMCSKGRRLIGIRVSSQSSVKLKKGGKLMATEDDRFKDNFICPEMMMAGALAGVAVAAAFSGGLFVLAAAAWAGSALIDDCLNICSFLCKGSDWKNTHPKVKIENKKPLLQNSSLHCFIGGEVTFHLPIMQLQEASTASEMAKDSYDDGYQDKEGNDIEIDGYTRINTDDQSKLDQLFGPGALKKEDFNTNSDNGFFASLYYNEDTGDYFVAFRGSEPKGMQFYHDWFIEDGGQAFGFDTPQIEKTRSLAEKMDNATKGKVKFTGHSLGGGNSAMASYYTGLPGYTFNARGVHQNTLNYLDKKGAVKSTSNIINYSTSNDILNGLQNNREGLLSTLAFSGIPGLNLLAGFGGLTGAAPRALGEQNEIFGYIEDNEGLGIKTLGSGHSAYADAFQAMMDTINTDVVANNI from the coding sequence ATGAGTCAATTATATATAGCACAGGATACCCCTCTTATGTGTAGTAAGGGGAGAAGGCTTATAGGAATTAGAGTCAGTTCTCAGTCTTCAGTAAAATTGAAGAAGGGAGGTAAGCTGATGGCTACAGAAGATGACCGCTTTAAAGACAATTTCATTTGTCCTGAAATGATGATGGCGGGAGCTTTAGCCGGAGTGGCCGTTGCGGCGGCTTTTTCAGGAGGACTTTTTGTTCTGGCAGCAGCTGCTTGGGCTGGCAGTGCGTTAATCGATGATTGTCTTAATATATGCTCATTTTTATGCAAAGGAAGTGATTGGAAAAATACACATCCAAAAGTAAAAATTGAAAATAAAAAACCTTTACTGCAAAACTCCAGCTTACATTGCTTTATAGGAGGAGAAGTTACCTTTCACTTACCAATTATGCAGTTGCAGGAAGCCAGCACTGCCAGTGAAATGGCAAAGGATTCCTATGATGATGGCTACCAAGATAAGGAAGGGAATGATATAGAAATAGATGGTTATACCCGTATCAATACTGATGATCAAAGTAAATTAGACCAACTGTTTGGACCCGGAGCATTGAAAAAAGAAGATTTTAATACAAATAGTGATAATGGTTTCTTTGCATCTTTATATTATAATGAAGATACAGGTGATTACTTCGTAGCATTCAGGGGTTCCGAACCTAAAGGCATGCAATTTTACCATGACTGGTTTATTGAAGATGGAGGACAAGCCTTTGGGTTTGATACTCCCCAAATAGAAAAAACAAGAAGCCTTGCAGAGAAAATGGATAATGCAACCAAAGGAAAAGTGAAATTTACAGGACATTCATTAGGCGGAGGAAACAGTGCCATGGCTTCCTATTATACGGGACTTCCTGGATATACCTTTAATGCAAGAGGAGTTCATCAAAATACTTTAAATTATCTCGATAAAAAAGGAGCTGTCAAATCAACTTCAAATATTATCAATTATAGTACAAGTAATGATATTCTTAATGGATTACAAAATAATAGAGAAGGATTACTATCCACTTTAGCATTTTCAGGAATCCCTGGCCTAAATCTACTTGCTGGATTTGGAGGTCTTACTGGAGCTGCACCAAGAGCTTTAGGAGAACAAAATGAAATCTTTGGATATATCGAAGATAATGAAGGGCTTGGTATTAAAACTTTAGGAAGCGGGCATAGTGCTTATGCAGATGCATTTCAGGCGATGATGGACACTATCAACACAGATGTTGTAGCTAATAATATATAA
- a CDS encoding ankyrin repeat domain-containing protein: MKTIILILLSIMTLTNCSDSVFRSRKNANRKNLPPGKLFDGAQRQAAQNIFDENNVEFINTIKSHPEVINKLSEKENKGYTLLHYAALLENMKAMETLLQNGADPNIITPQGLPVRHAVALNHYDMLNMLLKYHAMLNPAIGISPLSDAMMLGDENTERKMINYLLEHGADINNISYNGGNIMEDATRDDLDLASYFLEKGGQPKIKGTNLCPMADYIQYKEKQKNERNLPDSPYYQKLFGIKKQLIEKYNVTFPYEKDLVEEAKLRIKLYENLGPKDKISINFENNYGENRYQEDLAIVKGK, encoded by the coding sequence ATGAAAACAATTATTTTAATACTTCTATCCATTATGACACTTACCAATTGTTCAGATTCTGTTTTTAGGTCACGTAAAAATGCAAATAGAAAAAATCTTCCACCCGGGAAATTGTTTGATGGAGCACAGCGTCAGGCTGCACAAAATATTTTTGATGAAAACAATGTTGAATTCATAAATACCATTAAGTCTCATCCTGAAGTAATCAACAAACTAAGTGAGAAGGAAAATAAGGGATATACATTGCTGCACTATGCCGCATTGCTTGAAAATATGAAAGCAATGGAAACTTTATTACAAAATGGCGCTGATCCTAATATCATCACACCGCAAGGCTTACCAGTCAGGCATGCTGTAGCACTTAATCATTATGATATGTTGAATATGTTGCTAAAATATCATGCGATGCTTAATCCTGCAATTGGAATCAGCCCGCTTAGTGATGCAATGATGTTAGGAGACGAAAATACTGAAAGAAAAATGATAAATTATTTGCTGGAGCACGGTGCAGATATTAATAACATCTCTTACAATGGAGGCAATATTATGGAAGATGCTACAAGAGATGATCTTGATCTAGCCAGTTATTTTCTGGAAAAAGGAGGGCAGCCTAAAATAAAAGGGACCAATCTTTGTCCAATGGCTGACTATATTCAATATAAGGAAAAGCAGAAAAATGAACGAAATTTACCAGATTCTCCTTATTACCAAAAGTTATTTGGAATAAAAAAACAATTAATTGAAAAGTATAATGTAACATTTCCATACGAGAAAGACCTTGTAGAAGAGGCGAAACTTAGAATAAAGCTTTATGAAAATTTAGGCCCTAAAGATAAAATATCAATAAATTTTGAGAATAATTATGGTGAAAACCGCTATCAGGAAGATTTGGCTATTGTAAAGGGAAAATAG
- the tssR gene encoding type VI secretion system protein TssR domain-containing protein, with amino-acid sequence MKNKFPLAAYYIGLSVLLTACQVKLPSKRTPEPSQYGQVDNSPVVNGYPKKSVPWIVISDRSRNTAYLDKSDEKSYKEVKFLEPLMVLKNRDGMVKVAEYIPDALMKKVSSKSIKTYGWIPESDLLLWNNSLKSEKTGYPVRVAVLPNNSEVIRSAERYYKNDSIMVFNSPSLIEEANVKIPNGQMVYVYKQAENNKRFLVGKKPTIDIDSINTNLYGWVSANVISTWGERSAIKLKNDTQVNETSLGIHEGYPGAADSDSRTAVLLTDTNKRTPLENIYPVSLALDEAPAPDSKTKYFTNILDYSKNYVFNVLGDKILFDRYREITERDKNINIVFALDVSAPNAPYAPIVKSLLQDLQLRFEKPSYFSDVKYGVVLYKNNPCGENVLVSSLNKDYSKITTFIDEKTNEMNCTSNSGYQPVGEALTAAGNLLSNVPDETNIVVTVGTSANQSGNMYSVISSLTQAQARVIMFQTSARSSDTYNDFVLMAENVVTNTAKNIAELKKQKIINQYDVLTKNNFNLVEGDAGFFSLDYPKQSMSQGFVIFPKKGDVATPGYLKKSVDSLIAQVTLDNQTIDNSLNKYFHSSVGAGRTDVDLKYKYLFPGLTNPVSAGIAAQLINYGNPFLVKGYIPKELKDFKPGIEKGILISETEYDNLKNFYTEVHLKTQPERADFNQSRAIKEYIKLLKKYNPTLKFLDKSELYEKPMSYAVGMSTGFDNSEDEIMSKYKLKGWKKSKIVLKERVRKYFKDYKDLAERMLTHRNNPAVKIQQNGQTFYWLNEYFMPTTQIVEEPEYTKH; translated from the coding sequence ATGAAAAATAAATTTCCTCTAGCAGCATATTACATCGGACTATCAGTATTGTTAACAGCCTGTCAGGTCAAGCTGCCGTCTAAAAGAACACCTGAACCGTCACAGTACGGACAGGTAGACAACTCACCGGTAGTGAACGGATATCCTAAAAAATCTGTTCCATGGATCGTTATTTCAGACAGATCAAGGAATACGGCCTACCTCGACAAAAGTGACGAGAAATCTTATAAAGAAGTTAAATTCCTGGAACCTCTAATGGTTCTGAAAAATAGAGACGGAATGGTAAAAGTAGCGGAATATATTCCGGATGCTTTAATGAAAAAAGTTTCTTCCAAATCTATTAAAACCTACGGGTGGATTCCGGAATCAGACCTTCTTCTATGGAATAATTCCTTAAAAAGCGAAAAGACAGGTTATCCTGTAAGAGTAGCCGTACTTCCGAATAACAGCGAAGTTATCAGAAGCGCAGAAAGATATTATAAGAATGACTCTATCATGGTGTTCAATTCACCAAGCCTTATAGAAGAAGCCAATGTCAAAATTCCAAATGGACAGATGGTCTATGTCTACAAACAGGCAGAAAATAATAAACGTTTCCTGGTAGGTAAAAAACCTACGATTGATATAGACAGCATCAACACCAATCTTTATGGGTGGGTCAGCGCCAATGTGATCTCCACATGGGGTGAGCGCTCGGCAATCAAGCTGAAAAATGATACTCAGGTTAATGAAACTTCTTTGGGCATACATGAAGGATACCCGGGAGCTGCAGATTCAGACAGCAGAACAGCTGTTCTTCTTACTGATACCAATAAAAGAACACCCCTTGAAAATATATATCCGGTAAGTTTAGCATTAGATGAAGCTCCGGCACCAGATTCCAAAACAAAATATTTCACTAATATTTTAGACTACAGCAAAAATTACGTATTCAATGTTTTAGGGGATAAAATTCTTTTTGACCGTTACCGAGAAATTACGGAAAGAGATAAAAACATCAATATTGTTTTTGCATTGGATGTAAGTGCACCTAATGCACCATATGCTCCGATTGTAAAATCTCTTCTTCAGGATCTGCAGCTTAGATTTGAAAAACCTTCTTACTTCAGTGACGTAAAATATGGTGTTGTTTTATATAAAAATAACCCGTGTGGAGAAAATGTTCTGGTTTCCAGCTTAAATAAAGATTATAGCAAGATTACCACTTTCATTGACGAAAAGACCAATGAGATGAACTGTACAAGCAACAGTGGATACCAGCCGGTAGGTGAGGCTCTTACTGCTGCGGGAAACCTTCTTTCAAACGTTCCGGATGAAACCAATATTGTAGTGACTGTAGGTACCTCTGCCAACCAGAGCGGGAATATGTACAGTGTAATCAGTTCTCTTACCCAGGCGCAGGCTAGGGTAATTATGTTCCAGACCAGCGCAAGATCATCTGATACCTACAATGATTTTGTACTGATGGCTGAAAATGTAGTCACCAACACTGCAAAAAACATTGCCGAGCTTAAGAAGCAGAAGATCATCAATCAATATGATGTTCTTACTAAAAATAATTTCAACCTTGTAGAAGGTGATGCTGGATTCTTCTCTTTAGATTATCCAAAACAGAGCATGTCTCAGGGGTTTGTTATTTTCCCTAAAAAAGGTGATGTGGCAACTCCAGGTTATCTGAAGAAATCTGTAGACAGCCTTATTGCTCAGGTTACTTTAGACAATCAAACCATTGATAACTCGCTTAATAAGTATTTCCATTCCTCAGTAGGAGCGGGAAGAACAGATGTGGATCTGAAATATAAATATTTATTTCCAGGTCTTACCAACCCTGTTTCTGCAGGAATTGCGGCACAGCTGATCAATTATGGAAACCCGTTTCTTGTGAAAGGATATATCCCAAAAGAGCTTAAAGACTTCAAACCGGGTATAGAAAAAGGAATCCTGATCTCTGAAACGGAATATGATAATCTGAAGAATTTCTATACTGAGGTTCATTTAAAAACTCAGCCTGAAAGAGCAGATTTCAACCAATCAAGAGCAATTAAAGAATACATAAAGCTTCTGAAAAAATACAATCCTACGCTGAAATTCCTGGATAAATCTGAATTGTATGAAAAACCAATGTCTTACGCAGTAGGAATGAGTACCGGCTTCGACAATTCTGAAGATGAAATCATGTCCAAATACAAGCTTAAAGGATGGAAAAAATCCAAGATCGTTTTAAAAGAAAGAGTAAGAAAGTATTTCAAGGACTATAAAGACCTGGCAGAAAGAATGCTTACCCACAGAAACAATCCTGCGGTGAAGATCCAGCAAAACGGACAGACATTCTATTGGCTTAATGAATACTTTATGCCAACCACTCAGATCGTTGAGGAACCGGAATACACAAAACATTAA
- a CDS encoding lytic transglycosylase domain-containing protein, giving the protein MKTLFKNIFTGIMLAGTSLMMNGQFLAASDTSESSVKKYNNIINANKEIVEFIEYSLAEKGLPKHLRNLALIESHFNRNITSGAGAVGIWQFMTAHANQYGLTEQNRTDVYKSTKIAVVSLGNLYRKYGDWITVVAAYNCGEGNIAKAMQAAGSTQYHVFSRYLPGETINHVKKYLNACYATGELESVLNNYNSSRLNKIFFTEGGRGRNSGVSLQETEINAGFNLDVIADELDVEVNEILAWNPGIVEELQKKGESQLYLPTDLMPDFLLRKNKILSRSIKEGVRVQQ; this is encoded by the coding sequence ATGAAAACCCTATTCAAAAATATCTTTACAGGAATAATGTTGGCCGGGACCTCTCTGATGATGAACGGACAGTTTCTTGCTGCCTCAGATACTTCGGAAAGCAGCGTGAAAAAATACAATAATATCATTAATGCCAATAAGGAAATTGTAGAATTTATAGAATATTCTTTAGCGGAAAAAGGGCTGCCTAAGCATTTAAGAAATCTTGCCCTGATAGAGTCACATTTTAACAGGAATATTACCTCCGGGGCCGGGGCAGTAGGAATATGGCAGTTCATGACTGCCCACGCCAATCAGTATGGTCTTACCGAGCAGAACCGTACAGATGTATATAAAAGTACCAAGATAGCCGTTGTGTCATTGGGAAACCTTTACAGAAAATATGGTGACTGGATCACGGTGGTAGCTGCTTACAACTGTGGAGAAGGGAATATTGCCAAAGCCATGCAGGCTGCAGGTTCTACGCAATATCATGTATTTTCCAGATATCTTCCGGGAGAAACCATCAACCATGTGAAGAAATACCTGAACGCATGCTATGCAACCGGTGAACTGGAAAGTGTTTTGAACAATTATAACTCTTCAAGACTGAATAAAATTTTCTTTACAGAAGGGGGACGTGGCAGAAATAGCGGTGTATCCCTTCAGGAAACTGAAATTAATGCAGGATTTAACCTCGATGTCATTGCAGATGAGCTTGATGTGGAAGTCAATGAGATCCTTGCCTGGAATCCTGGAATTGTAGAAGAATTGCAGAAAAAAGGAGAAAGCCAGTTATATCTCCCCACAGATCTTATGCCGGATTTTCTTTTGAGGAAAAATAAGATTCTTTCCAGATCTATAAAAGAAGGAGTCCGTGTTCAGCAATAA
- a CDS encoding PKD domain-containing protein: MNYFQKNKKNIIIGVIATLLIAALVALWLQKKVIHSADDIVGVVSPSSVSVGDTLVFEDMTQFAKTRRWNFGDGSTSDQSRGIHFYNRPGYYSVSLIIDNKYTKTFPVMVSARSEKPKDSAKITTIIEAPSQAMQNENVQFRAISDATRFAWEFGETGNTDAKEKMAIYSYKKPGDYRVALFTEESQEPIYHLIKILPAYNSLEQDEVPVEDAYKKVDDDFKYHLQQIANGNSFNMHYNYLLRTYLCNNENTVVKVSDSKANNFYMYCAGLQFDKNVVIQSVKVNLDDTQNCVTKVDINQSK, from the coding sequence ATGAATTATTTTCAAAAAAACAAAAAGAACATTATTATTGGTGTTATCGCAACGTTGCTTATTGCGGCACTCGTTGCGTTATGGCTGCAGAAAAAGGTGATCCATTCTGCCGATGATATTGTAGGGGTAGTTTCTCCGTCCTCAGTATCCGTAGGAGATACACTTGTATTCGAGGATATGACGCAATTCGCTAAAACCAGAAGATGGAATTTTGGAGATGGGTCAACTTCTGACCAAAGCAGAGGTATACACTTTTACAATAGACCGGGATACTATTCGGTAAGTTTGATTATTGACAACAAGTACACCAAAACTTTTCCTGTAATGGTTTCTGCCAGATCTGAAAAGCCTAAAGACAGTGCTAAAATTACTACCATTATAGAAGCTCCTTCCCAGGCTATGCAGAATGAAAATGTGCAGTTCCGTGCCATTTCAGATGCTACAAGGTTTGCGTGGGAATTTGGTGAAACAGGAAATACAGATGCCAAAGAAAAAATGGCAATTTATTCTTATAAAAAGCCCGGTGATTACCGTGTTGCCTTATTTACAGAAGAAAGCCAGGAGCCTATTTATCACCTTATCAAGATCCTTCCGGCTTACAATTCTCTGGAGCAGGATGAAGTACCGGTAGAAGATGCTTATAAAAAGGTGGATGATGATTTCAAATATCATCTTCAGCAGATTGCCAACGGAAACAGCTTTAATATGCATTATAACTACCTGCTGAGAACTTATCTGTGTAACAACGAAAACACGGTGGTAAAAGTGAGCGACAGCAAAGCGAATAATTTTTATATGTACTGTGCAGGACTCCAGTTTGATAAAAATGTTGTGATCCAGAGCGTAAAAGTAAACTTAGATGATACACAAAACTGTGTGACCAAAGTAGACATCAACCAAAGCAAATAA
- the tssD gene encoding type VI secretion system tube protein TssD: MAANSRGILKFNGGEGQKLLKLNYSVSRSTDVSGRVASDPSNALIKLTVEATEKSDILESLLNGKYKPTTGEVTFNKSHEEGTLITLNWNNGYVIQHQVEFNAIDENSMLISFVVSAETIDYGNSKFDGLWPLEGK; this comes from the coding sequence ATGGCAGCAAATTCAAGAGGAATCTTAAAATTCAACGGAGGAGAAGGTCAGAAATTATTAAAGCTGAACTACAGCGTATCAAGATCTACAGACGTTTCAGGACGTGTAGCATCAGATCCTTCCAATGCTCTTATTAAACTTACAGTAGAAGCTACTGAAAAATCTGACATCCTTGAAAGCTTATTGAACGGAAAGTATAAGCCTACAACAGGAGAAGTTACTTTTAACAAATCTCACGAAGAAGGAACCTTAATCACTCTAAACTGGAACAACGGATATGTGATCCAGCACCAGGTAGAATTCAACGCAATAGACGAAAACAGCATGCTGATCAGTTTTGTCGTAAGCGCTGAAACTATTGATTATGGTAACTCTAAGTTCGACGGACTTTGGCCTTTGGAAGGGAAATAA
- a CDS encoding ATP-dependent Clp protease ATP-binding subunit — protein sequence MGVLVTNETVKQLFHIAQSIAKENYNATYGGPHILQALMHKDIGLNEFLKSIDKDPGYFYEWADVRIEDYPKTAHIPDEVRQDEPVDTLVEEADDIRLKLGLDEITPICILTAIVKPEVVFSLQQLKSLPLREHEIFNLYRKDTPFAVSEDGDFSSLFSNGSDFTDSSFPSIKSYCVDRTAQARKGDLENIIGRDKELRMLVEILCRRSKPNVIIIGEPGVGKTALVEGFATEITKGNVPEMLKNATLLELDTGALLAGTSYKGEIEDRLKKVINECKKIEKAVLFIDEIHTLLDSKGSIGNVANLLKPELARGEITVIGATTQEEYRKIIEPEQAFNRRFEVLTVNEPDEQTCVKMIDVLLDGYKKHHGIEVEKTAIPECVRLAKRYAKGKKLPDAAIDLLDRTMAAIKMLDELSEKELASWKETYETILKEEFTDTKDQANELIWNYNLLRDKISPILWGSLNEQPAIDNSMPVDQIHKIIDDTYAELLQHAAVKREKVDRLELAAVMAAKTNIPIGKIQAQEKEKLLNMESLLLNRVVGQDHALKILSDAIVENRSGLNKPGQPIGSFFLLGPTGTGKTELAKSMAELLFNDEKAMVRFDMSEFKEEHSAALLYGAPPGYVGYEEGGMLVNKIRQQPYTVVLFDEIEKAHHSVFDVFLQIMDEGKVHDKLGKEGDFSNALILFTSNIGSEEIVKQFEEGKIPESSSLMQIMSGSGRFRPEFLARITEIIPFAPITESIAERIFNIQLKSLHNSLMRLGMTLKITDEAVKNLALGGFSSKYGARQISGVIRAQLARPISKMIVREEVKSGQTIYADWDKEEEKLSWKVD from the coding sequence ATGGGAGTACTAGTAACCAACGAAACCGTAAAACAGCTATTTCATATTGCTCAGTCGATAGCGAAGGAAAATTATAACGCTACCTATGGAGGGCCACATATTTTACAGGCCTTAATGCATAAAGATATCGGACTCAATGAATTCCTGAAAAGTATTGATAAAGATCCTGGATATTTTTACGAATGGGCAGATGTCCGTATTGAAGATTATCCAAAGACTGCCCATATTCCCGATGAGGTACGCCAGGATGAACCGGTAGATACCCTTGTAGAAGAGGCAGATGACATCCGCTTAAAACTGGGATTGGATGAGATCACTCCTATCTGTATCCTGACAGCTATTGTAAAGCCCGAAGTTGTCTTTTCGCTGCAGCAGCTTAAATCACTTCCGCTAAGAGAGCATGAAATTTTCAATCTATACAGGAAAGATACCCCTTTTGCCGTATCTGAAGACGGTGACTTTTCTTCACTTTTTTCAAACGGATCAGATTTTACAGATTCATCATTTCCTTCCATTAAAAGTTACTGTGTAGACAGAACTGCACAGGCCAGAAAAGGCGACCTGGAAAACATTATAGGTAGAGATAAAGAACTGAGAATGCTTGTTGAAATCCTTTGCCGTAGAAGCAAACCGAATGTGATTATCATCGGTGAGCCCGGAGTAGGAAAAACAGCTTTAGTAGAAGGATTCGCCACTGAAATTACCAAAGGAAATGTTCCTGAAATGCTGAAAAATGCCACCCTTCTTGAGCTGGACACTGGCGCATTATTGGCCGGTACATCATACAAAGGCGAAATTGAGGACCGTCTGAAAAAAGTCATCAATGAATGCAAGAAAATTGAAAAAGCCGTACTTTTCATCGACGAAATCCACACCCTTTTAGATTCAAAAGGAAGCATCGGAAATGTAGCCAACCTTCTTAAACCGGAACTGGCAAGAGGTGAAATTACAGTGATCGGAGCTACAACTCAGGAAGAGTATAGAAAGATCATTGAACCGGAACAGGCTTTCAACCGTCGTTTTGAAGTATTGACAGTAAATGAACCTGACGAACAGACTTGTGTCAAAATGATCGATGTACTTCTTGATGGGTACAAAAAACACCACGGAATTGAAGTAGAAAAAACAGCTATTCCTGAATGTGTCCGTTTAGCAAAAAGATATGCAAAAGGCAAAAAATTGCCCGATGCAGCCATTGATTTATTAGACCGGACTATGGCCGCGATCAAAATGCTGGATGAACTTTCAGAAAAAGAGCTTGCAAGCTGGAAAGAAACCTACGAAACGATATTAAAAGAAGAATTTACCGATACCAAAGACCAGGCTAATGAACTGATATGGAATTATAATCTTCTCAGAGATAAAATAAGCCCGATTCTTTGGGGATCATTAAATGAGCAGCCTGCCATTGACAATTCCATGCCCGTTGATCAGATCCATAAGATCATTGACGATACCTATGCTGAACTTTTGCAGCATGCGGCTGTGAAAAGAGAAAAAGTAGACCGCCTAGAACTTGCAGCAGTGATGGCCGCAAAGACCAATATTCCTATCGGTAAAATCCAGGCTCAGGAAAAAGAAAAGCTCCTGAACATGGAATCCCTTCTTTTAAATAGAGTGGTCGGTCAGGATCATGCTCTAAAGATTCTTTCAGACGCTATCGTAGAGAACCGAAGCGGATTGAACAAGCCCGGACAGCCTATCGGGTCATTCTTCCTTCTTGGACCTACCGGAACAGGAAAGACCGAGCTGGCAAAATCTATGGCAGAACTACTTTTCAATGACGAAAAGGCCATGGTACGTTTTGATATGTCAGAATTTAAAGAAGAACACTCGGCCGCCTTATTATACGGAGCGCCTCCGGGATATGTTGGTTATGAAGAAGGAGGTATGCTGGTCAATAAGATCAGACAGCAGCCTTATACCGTTGTTTTATTTGATGAAATTGAAAAAGCCCACCATTCCGTATTTGATGTGTTTCTTCAGATCATGGATGAAGGGAAAGTTCATGATAAATTAGGGAAAGAAGGTGATTTCAGCAATGCCCTGATCTTATTTACCTCCAATATCGGAAGTGAAGAGATTGTAAAACAGTTTGAAGAAGGAAAAATTCCAGAATCATCCTCGCTGATGCAGATCATGTCCGGTTCAGGAAGATTCAGACCTGAGTTTTTAGCAAGAATTACAGAGATCATTCCTTTTGCACCTATTACAGAATCCATTGCGGAAAGAATTTTCAATATTCAGCTTAAATCACTTCATAATTCATTGATGCGACTGGGAATGACCTTAAAGATCACCGATGAAGCCGTGAAGAACCTTGCATTAGGTGGATTCAGCAGCAAGTATGGAGCAAGACAGATCTCAGGAGTTATCCGTGCGCAGCTTGCAAGACCGATCTCTAAAATGATCGTGAGAGAAGAAGTGAAGTCCGGGCAGACCATCTATGCAGATTGGGATAAAGAAGAGGAAAAGCTAAGCTGGAAAGTAGATTAA